From Mycosarcoma maydis chromosome 19, whole genome shotgun sequence:
AAGAGTGGCCAGAGTCGAAGATGCAAGCTGATCAGAATGCGAACCAAAACGGTCTTGGGCCGTAACATTGCTTCCCATCAGACAGGCGAGCCAGCAGGCTGAAAGTGGGAAACCTTCAAATTTCTACCGTCCGAGACCACGAGCAATTGTGACGCTTAGTTGGCGTTGGTGGGAATGCGCCCGTATGTCCTGCGATACATGTGGTCGACGTTCTCGAGGTAGTATGCACCAGGCCACAGgttctcgagctggccgACGGGCTTGTGGTTGACGGCGTTGTGGGTGGCCTCACGGGTCTTGAGTGCCTCGACGTAGGTCTGGCAAGGAACAACCTTCATGCTGTCAAGACGGTTCTTGAGGTCAACAGCCTTGACAATCTGCTCGGTCGAGCCGTTGATGCGGATGGCAAACATAGATGCGGCAGCGCCAGAGCCGAACGAGTAAAGGAGGATGCGCTTGCCCTGGATCTCTTGCGAGGGGATGTTGGACAGCAATGAGACAAGACCGCCATAGAGCGAGGCAGTGTACATGTTGCCACATCGTCGCACGGTGTTCATCCCgggctcgagcttggtctGCTGAGCTTCCTTGCCGAAAGCGGCAAAGGCTTTCTCGACGTCCTTGTTGGTGATGGTCGATTTgcggtcgagctcggcaaagTTAGCAGGAATCGAGGCGTACTTCTCGTTCTTGGGGTCCGAGAAGAAGTCGTTGTAAAGCAAACGGCCGAAACCCTTCTGAACGAGTTTCGAGTAAGGGCTGTGGAAGAGAGTGTAGTCAAAGTCGTCTACCTTGATGGAGGCAAGGCTCGAGGCATCCGAATGGCCGTTGGCGGCACcgctcttgagcttggcagcacGCAGGCGATAGGCGTCGTAGGCTTTGTCGAGGCAGCCAAGGTATGTCTGGATAGTCTCGGGACCGTCAACCTCGGGGTATTCGGACGAGAGGTTGGGCTTGTAAAAGTCCCAGTAGTTGCTCATGTGGGTTCCGTGGGCGGGTTCGAACACGAGCGGAGCGTCGGGACCGATGAGCATGGCAACCGAaccagcaccaccgacaGGTCGTGCAGAACCCTCGGCGTAGATGGCAATGTCACCAGCAACGACAATGGCGTCACGGCCATCCcacgagctgctctcgaccCAATTGATGGCGTTAAAGAGAGCGGCGGTACCGCCGTAGCAGGCGTTCTTGCTGTCGATTCCCTCGATGTTCATGTTTCCAGACGGGGCGAAGAGGTCCATGAGGACGGTCTTGACCGACTTGGActtgtcgatgatggtCTCGGTACCGACATCGAGACGGCCAATGCTACGGGGGTCAATGTTGTTCTTTTCGAGCAGGCCCGATACGACTGTGATAGGTCACAGAAGCGAGAAGgcgcacagcagcagcgcaagtCAATCAAGAAACAGAATGTTGAGTTAGCAGGAGAACGGGTGACGATTCAATCGGAAGCGACGCAAAGGGTGGGTCAGACTTACCAGATAGAGCAAACGAATTGATATCCTCTCGGTCGTCGGTACAGGCCATGTACTTCTGGCCGAAGCCGATAGTGTACTTGCCCTTGGCTACACCGTCAAAgtcctcgagctcatcttCCGAGATGCACTGTTGGCGGCGAAGGTGGAGTTGAGAATCGCAAGCTTGTCAGTATTACATAACTTGGtcaacatcatcgacaAGTAGCAGAAAGAACAACTGCATCTTGCCAGCAAACGCTTTGCGGCCTGACATCGATGTGCTTGCCAATATCTTGGTCGTtgtcgctgcagcagcttcgaggAAAGTCAGGACGAGGAGCAGTGGGTTCCGGGAGTGACACTCACCCTTCGGGGAAAGTAGATCTCGATGGCCTTGATTCCGACGTTCTGAGGACGAGCCGACATGCTGAAAAATTGATGGGATGGTGAAGGAGTGTGTAGAAGCCTGTGCAAGGGGGTGAGGGAGGAGATGATGCGGAGTGGTGATCAAAGGGATCGGCTAACCAGCGTCAAATGCCTTGCGCTCTATCAGATTTCAGGAAGCTTTTTCGAACGGCTAGAAAGAAAGGTGGCCAAGGCAGACAGACAGGTTGAAGCGGGAGAGAGCAACACCCGCCAACTTCCAACTCTCCCCTAACCAGCGATCCTACAAAACGCACACTCATGCTCACGCTGGCTCGCACGCTTCACAATTTGCCGCACTTGTAGTGCAGATGGCCACCTGGCACGCGCACGCGCAACAAGCACACGCCAccacattcatgattggtTCGCTGAGAAGAAAGTCAAGTTTGCTGCACAAAAATTCAGATGTGTGGCAGGTCTGTGCAGACACTGAGCGTACATCGAGAAGAAAACAACCCAAAATCTGCAAGCGTGAATGAAATTCGCGAGACGTGTTCAAACGAGAAAACCCACACGGAAGACGCGCCAGGTTGGGAGTCTGTCGCCAGGCAGCGTGCCACCAAGCCTAGCGTAGTAATCGTATCAATCTTTCCTTAGATCTGTACATGATTGCCGCAAAGACGATCAGTCCAGAGTTGATGATGGGTACAAGTTATTATTATTTTAAAAAAATGCAAACACCACACGCGCGTTCTTTAGGCTGCATACAGTGACATTACCGAGACCATTAAAACAATAATGACTTCGGTACGGCTCCTATTTACGCCTCAGACAAACGTGAGCTTGGCAGAGCAAAAGTGTTATGCACCCATTTTTTGGGCGTGGGCGAAAACAGCGTTGCACTTGCAGACACTTGAAAATCGTGCCACTTCGCGTTGTTCGCTGTCGACTCGCCCAgtcaaatcgtgaatcccatagccctaaccctaacctTGACTTTATTCTTATGTTCAAGAAAAGAAAAGTGGGCTCATTTTGACCTTTGAAAAAGATGAGCCGAATCCGAATTAACCCGTTGAAGCCAAGCTTTCAATGGTGTGACTCTGACCCGATTCGACAACCGTGTGATGATCGCGTGTCGCGTGTCGATTCCACCAGCCTATTAGTTACTCCTCAGTTCGCGCGGGAATGAGGTAGGCTGCACATCTGATTCCTTTTCTTAGTCTTTCTGTAACACTCAATACGAAGATGGCGATCTTTTGAAAGAAGTTACAGTGACACACGAGTGGTTCTGTCAAACAAGTCATGATTGAAATACGCTGGTTCATGACAACGCGATAGTTGGACGGTCTGCTTCGCAAAGCAAGATTCGGGAGAGAGGTATCGACGTCATTCGGGCTACGCACCAAAAGCAGCGCCTTTGGCCTGGGCTGCAGTATCGTCGGCGTTTTGACCACCATCTTCATCCGCTGGCCAATCGTCTTCCCTCAGAAAGGCGCAAATGACAGTTCTGCCGCCAAATTGTCGACCAGCAATCGCTCTGAGCGCCTGTGCACAATGTTCCGTTTCGCCGTACCTCACATAGACCCTTCCTACACCTTCTCTCTCCGCCGACGTGGCCTTTTCACCATCCACCGTAGTAGCGCCCTCGTCTTGACTGCGTTTCCACtgatgcgcagcagctccttTGCTCTCCTTGGCCGGTCTGGGAATACGCACGTCGGAAACGGCGCCATACTTGTTGCATTCGTCGCGAATATCTTCGACGATGTCGGCGTAttcttcgtcgtcctgcAGTTCTTCTGGTGTCACCATATTGAGCATCACCATGCAGGTGGTAGGTTCGCCTGCATCGCCTCCGTCGCCGGCGAACTTTTGCACGGAACTGGGAACCGCCGCGCCCCCCAAAGCGCCCATGTTAGCCCCCGTAGCAGCGAGCGCTTgcgccttcttctcgcttcCTACacttgcacgttgcacaACCAGATTGCGATCACCGAGCTCCATGCCATTCAGACCCTGACACGCCAAGTCCGTTAGGGCAGGATCGACATACTCGCAAAAAGCGAAGCCTTTTGATGCACCCGTACCGGTATCCTTGACCAAATTGAAAGCACGAAGCTCTCCAAAGGCTTGCAAGAGCTCGATCACCTGATCGTCGTTGAGATAGGTCGGCAAACCGCCGACAAAGATTTTGTGCGGCGAGTCGGGTACGTTTGTACTGATAACACCTGGTACATGGATGTTGGAGGGAGGACGGATGTCGGGACCGGTGTAATCTTTGGGCCGTCGGATCTTGAGCGATTGGGCCTGAAACACAATGCCATCAAACGACATGGCATTGGTAGCTTCTTCCGGATGGCGAAACTCAACGAAAGCATAGCCCTTGTCGACATTGACCTGAGCCGACACGGCCGGCTCACCGGGTTCAGTGCCAAGCTTGAGTTTGAGCATCTGCTCGTTGAAGAAGGCGACAATGTTCTGCTCGTTGGCTTGATGGGTGATGTTGCCGACGTACAGCCGACGTGCTTGGCGGTTCGCATTctgagcagcgagctcTGCTGGAGAAGGCACCTGTTGCTGCGAAGGTGGGTGAGACCCATTGTTGGGACCATACCCACCATGCGCTGGATACGGCTGGCCGTGGCCTTGTTGGGGCGGGTagtgttgctgctggtgcatGGCAGAGTGCGGATGCGGGTGCGGCTGATCTCCATGCTGGTAATGCGGATCGTGCTGCGGCGGATACGGCTGTCTATGTTGTGAGTGAGGCCCACCGCGGTGAGGATGGATGGGCTGACCGCCCATGCGAATCGGCGGCAGAGGCAATCCTACCCCCGGCGGAACACCGGGACCGTTGACGCCAAGATTTACAGGTGGCATTCCAACGAGTCTGGTCTGACCGGGAATGCCAAACAATCCCGTAGCTTTGGCGGCTAGAGCGCTGGTACCTTCGAAACCGGGAGCAGGGATATCCCACTTGGAATCAGGCCTTGCGCGCTCGCTAATGGGGATGGTTCCTTCCGGCGTCGGACTGCGACGCACCGAAGGACTGCTGTCACGGCCTTCGGCACTCCTCCAGTCGCCGCCACGACTGCGGCCACCTCTATCGTGGTAAGAgtcctcatcgtcgtacCTTGAGCGCTCCCTACGACCGGCATAGCGATTTTCGCCTCGGTCACGATGATCTCGTCGGAAAGAGTAATTGCTTCGGTCGTCGCGGCTATCCCGCAGATCGCGGCTGGCTCTACTCCCTCCTCCGCTGTAGTAGTCGTCGTCTCTGCGTCTGCGACGTTGGttctcatcgtcatccCTGTCGCGTCTGTCCCGGTCGTCACGCTGCGACTTGCGTGGGTAAcgatcttggtcgtcgCGGTCGTCGGTGTCCCTTCTTTTACGCAAGCTCGATGAAGTGCTTCGATCGTCTTCGAATGTTTCCCTACCGGACCTTCGGTCTTTGCGATCTCGCTCACGATCCCTGTCGCGATCTCGGCCCGAAGAGCTGTTGTCGCGTTGCTTGCTGGCTCTGTTGCGGACCTCGTGTTCGATGCCAGCCAAAAAGTCGTCGGCGGAATCGACCATGTTTGACCGTAAGCGTCACTCGCTTTGTTTGGAGCTGCAactgctgatgctgacgctgtGTGGATGGTGGCGTGCGGAAGCGTCAAGGTGAATTGTGAAGGAACAAAGGATTtaagattcacgattcgtgattcacaaatTTGTGaaataatcacgaatgtgtcAGTTGACCACTGAATTGCGAAAACGAAGCcacagattcacgagaGATTCCTGAGGTTTGCCGCCCGGCTTCTGTCCGAATCCCGGTTCTCGAAAAAGTGAAGCGTCAGAAAGGGTCCCCTGCTCCGCATCTGCGGAAACTAGATGGAATGTGAGAAGAAACGTCACGTCCATCACTCAGTTCATCTTTGCCATCTGGCTTTCTACCCAAAAGGACAGTTCAGTCGGTACTTTGGCCAGCTTCGCGCGTCATGTCAGCAACAGGAGTACAATGGACGGAGCATCGGACGCCCGAAGGACGTCCATACTGGTACCATAGTGTTGAACGGCGATCGGTGTGGGAAAAGCCTTCTGAGCTCAAGACGCCGCGCGAACGCGCGCTCGAAGCGACGCCGTGGAAGGAGTACAAGTCTGGCGACCGATCATACTACGTCCACAGCGTCACCAAGCAGTCTACTTGGACGCTACctgccgagctcaagcagatTCTCGATCAGTACCCTAACGATGGTTTCGCTGCTGCCCCTCCTTTGGCCAGCTCGGCAGTTGCGTCTCCTCATGTCGGTGGCAACACGCAGTCGCCTGCCTTTGCCAGGTCTCCCGTTCCATCGCAAAGCCCCTTTCCAGCGATGGGTCAGTCGTCACCGAATCACCACGGACCTGCAGCTTCGTCCACAAGGGGTGCTGGGTTCAACTCACCCAACCAGTTGCACCGCCC
This genomic window contains:
- a CDS encoding putative hydroxymethylglutaryl-CoA synthase — protein: MSARPQNVGIKAIEIYFPRRCISEDELEDFDGVAKGKYTIGFGQKYMACTDDREDINSFALSVVSGLLEKNNIDPRSIGRLDVGTETIIDKSKSVKTVLMDLFAPSGNMNIEGIDSKNACYGGTAALFNAINWVESSSWDGRDAIVVAGDIAIYAEGSARPVGGAGSVAMLIGPDAPLVFEPAHGTHMSNYWDFYKPNLSSEYPEVDGPETIQTYLGCLDKAYDAYRLRAAKLKSGAANGHSDASSLASIKVDDFDYTLFHSPYSKLVQKGFGRLLYNDFFSDPKNEKYASIPANFAELDRKSTITNKDVEKAFAAFGKEAQQTKLEPGMNTVRRCGNMYTASLYGGLVSLLSNIPSQEIQGKRILLYSFGSGAAASMFAIRINGSTEQIVKAVDLKNRLDSMKVVPCQTYVEALKTREATHNAVNHKPVGQLENLWPGAYYLENVDHMYRRTYGRIPTNAN
- a CDS encoding uncharacterized protein (related to pre-mRNA splicing factor U2AF large chain), which gives rise to MVDSADDFLAGIEHEVRNRASKQRDNSSSGRDRDRDRERDRKDRRSGRETFEDDRSTSSSLRKRRDTDDRDDQDRYPRKSQRDDRDRRDRDDDENQRRRRRDDDYYSGGGSRASRDLRDSRDDRSNYSFRRDHRDRGENRYAGRRERSRYDDEDSYHDRGGRSRGGDWRSAEGRDSSPSVRRSPTPEGTIPISERARPDSKWDIPAPGFEGTSALAAKATGLFGIPGQTRLVGMPPVNLGVNGPGVPPGVGLPLPPIRMGGQPIHPHRGGPHSQHRQPYPPQHDPHYQHGDQPHPHPHSAMHQQQHYPPQQGHGQPYPAHGGYGPNNGSHPPSQQQVPSPAELAAQNANRQARRLYVGNITHQANEQNIVAFFNEQMLKLKLGTEPGEPAVSAQVNVDKGYAFVEFRHPEEATNAMSFDGIVFQAQSLKIRRPKDYTGPDIRPPSNIHVPGVISTNVPDSPHKIFVGGLPTYLNDDQVIELLQAFGELRAFNLVKDTGTGASKGFAFCEYVDPALTDLACQGLNGMELGDRNLVVQRASVGSEKKAQALAATGANMGALGGAAVPSSVQKFAGDGGDAGEPTTCMVMLNMVTPEELQDDEEYADIVEDIRDECNKYGAVSDVRIPRPAKESKGAAAHQWKRSQDEGATTVDGEKATSAEREGVGRVYVRYGETEHCAQALRAIAGRQFGGRTVICAFLREDDWPADEDGGQNADDTAAQAKGAAFGA